From the genome of Candidatus Electrothrix communis, one region includes:
- a CDS encoding 3-oxoacyl-ACP synthase III — MKYSRVCLHSFGYELPPNIVTSADLEQQLSSVYRRLKLPEGRLELMSGIRSRRFWNPETLPSEGAILAGRKALLASGLTASDIDFMVFTSVSRDMMEPATASFVHHGLGLGSRCQIFDISNACLGFLNGMLMLANMIELGQVRYGLIVASETAEDLVCSTIEKLQADETLTRKTIKPAFASLTIGSGAVALVMGSKKVKDTGHRLVGGSWRANTRHSDLCHGGQQQETQGTLMTTDSEVLLEKGVETAEFCWQDFQKETGWDKEKIDRFFCHQVGQAHARKLFSTLELDPERNFETLPVLGNVGSVSAPITMAMGIEKGKLKEGQRGALLGIGSGINSVMLGVEW, encoded by the coding sequence ATGAAATATTCCCGTGTCTGCCTTCACAGTTTTGGCTATGAATTGCCGCCCAATATAGTGACCTCGGCTGATCTTGAGCAGCAGCTCTCGTCAGTCTACAGACGACTGAAGCTTCCAGAAGGTCGTCTTGAGCTGATGAGCGGTATCCGCAGTCGGCGATTTTGGAATCCAGAAACGTTACCCAGTGAGGGGGCTATTCTTGCCGGACGCAAGGCCCTGCTTGCCTCGGGACTCACAGCCTCTGATATTGATTTTATGGTGTTCACCTCGGTGAGTCGGGATATGATGGAGCCTGCCACAGCCTCTTTTGTCCATCACGGTCTCGGTTTAGGGAGTCGTTGCCAGATATTCGATATTTCCAATGCCTGCCTTGGGTTTCTCAATGGTATGCTCATGTTGGCTAATATGATTGAGCTAGGCCAGGTTCGCTACGGACTCATTGTGGCCTCTGAGACAGCCGAGGATCTGGTGTGCTCCACCATTGAAAAATTACAAGCAGATGAAACCCTGACTCGTAAGACCATCAAACCTGCCTTTGCCTCTTTGACCATTGGCTCAGGTGCGGTTGCTTTGGTTATGGGCTCCAAGAAGGTCAAAGATACCGGCCATCGCTTGGTCGGCGGCTCCTGGAGGGCCAATACTCGTCATAGCGACCTTTGTCATGGTGGTCAGCAGCAGGAGACACAGGGTACCCTGATGACCACGGATTCCGAAGTGCTGCTGGAAAAAGGAGTTGAAACAGCGGAATTCTGCTGGCAGGATTTCCAAAAAGAAACAGGCTGGGATAAGGAGAAGATTGATCGGTTCTTCTGTCATCAGGTGGGGCAGGCCCATGCCCGCAAGCTTTTTTCCACCCTTGAGTTAGATCCTGAGCGTAACTTTGAGACCCTGCCGGTGCTGGGTAATGTGGGTTCGGTGTCTGCACCCATCACAATGGCAATGGGGATCGAAAAAGGAAAGCTCAAAGAAGGGCAGCGGGGAGCTTTACTGGGGATCGGTTCCGGGATAAACTCGGTGATGCTGGGAGTTGAGTGGTGA
- the zupT gene encoding zinc transporter ZupT — MNDVWVALGLTVFAGMATGIGSAIAFLAKRTDYRFLSIATGFSAGVMLYVSFVEIFVKGTEALVARYGDPLGHWVNAGSFFGGILLIGLIDNLIPSAENPHEIHAKSELNVLKDAHTLSSEEGGDTPPLQAAGQTGECHVHNHKLHRMGMFTALAIAIHNFPEGLATFLAALEDPKVGVAIAVAVALHNIPEGVSVSVPIYYATGNRAKAFWYSVLSGLAEPVGAVVAYLGLRIFVGADGGGIPSEVMGILFGGVAGIMVYISLDELLPTSRAYGKGHDSLFGLLAGMVVMALSLLLMR, encoded by the coding sequence ATGAACGATGTCTGGGTAGCCCTTGGGCTGACGGTTTTTGCGGGTATGGCCACCGGTATCGGCTCTGCCATTGCCTTCCTGGCGAAGAGAACCGATTACCGTTTTCTTTCCATCGCCACGGGTTTTTCCGCAGGGGTGATGCTCTATGTATCCTTTGTCGAGATATTTGTCAAAGGTACCGAGGCCCTGGTAGCACGCTACGGGGACCCTTTAGGTCATTGGGTTAATGCAGGCTCGTTCTTTGGCGGAATCCTCCTTATCGGGCTGATTGACAACCTGATCCCCTCAGCAGAGAATCCTCATGAAATCCATGCAAAGTCAGAGCTGAACGTGCTTAAGGATGCCCATACCCTCTCTTCCGAGGAGGGTGGCGATACACCTCCCTTGCAGGCGGCGGGGCAGACCGGCGAATGCCATGTTCACAATCATAAGCTGCATCGGATGGGGATGTTTACGGCCCTGGCCATTGCTATCCATAATTTTCCTGAAGGACTGGCTACCTTCCTGGCAGCCTTGGAAGATCCTAAAGTGGGGGTGGCTATTGCCGTTGCTGTTGCCCTCCATAATATTCCGGAAGGAGTGAGTGTTTCTGTGCCGATCTACTATGCTACCGGTAACCGGGCAAAGGCATTCTGGTATTCGGTACTCAGCGGACTGGCTGAGCCTGTGGGTGCAGTTGTCGCCTATCTGGGCCTGCGTATTTTTGTGGGAGCGGACGGTGGGGGTATTCCTTCAGAGGTGATGGGGATTCTCTTTGGTGGAGTGGCCGGTATTATGGTCTATATCAGTCTGGATGAGCTGCTGCCTACCAGTAGGGCCTATGGCAAGGGGCATGATAGTTTGTTCGGGTTGCTTGCGGGTATGGTGGTGATGGCGTTGAGTTTGTTGTTGATGAGGTAG
- a CDS encoding diacylglycerol kinase: protein MRNKFLGTGEQGFRPIRKISVAFSGLRYAVLYDFAVAYKLFLSIVTLAGCFYYRQWLDFGVVLMATGFMLASEMFNTTIEALCDFLEPHQNEKIAIIKDISAAAAGVSILVWCVVLVLEAMHVLQYTGCSPVVFPD, encoded by the coding sequence ATGCGGAATAAGTTTCTCGGCACCGGGGAGCAGGGCTTCCGACCGATTCGCAAGATCAGTGTAGCCTTTTCCGGCTTGCGTTACGCTGTCCTCTATGATTTTGCGGTCGCCTATAAGCTTTTCTTGTCTATCGTGACCTTGGCTGGCTGCTTTTACTATCGTCAATGGCTGGACTTCGGGGTGGTCCTCATGGCTACGGGCTTTATGCTGGCTTCAGAAATGTTCAACACTACTATTGAGGCGCTTTGTGATTTTTTGGAGCCCCATCAGAATGAGAAGATAGCTATTATTAAGGATATCTCCGCTGCTGCTGCGGGTGTCAGTATTCTGGTCTGGTGTGTTGTTCTCGTCCTCGAAGCCATGCATGTTCTGCAATATACCGGCTGCTCCCCCGTTGTTTTTCCTGATTGA
- a CDS encoding SPASM domain-containing protein, whose amino-acid sequence MELKKAVHLLYVPTKYCNMSCKYCYLGDLTENKPEPDKILHTLDTALARLLETGYLPFNLSFHGGEVTTLSSELLDQLFTTAGRYYGLYGEQIKTQGFRVNPLHIKTNLLHFQRHWDVLVKHQVSISGSVDLPLRLHGEFRRDKNGRCTLDQTLDNLKALASYPYNKKISCVVTKAHLEAVDEFIEAIKYLHYEIGLDMSRFNVMFGFDSEKNQRKFKNQAVGTRMLSETEQVEFYHAVQRAFLRTPLENALKTEWFKEFTPDFCCSSLNCGGKFFLLQVDGKVYSCPRGQSSEQYYYGNIFEEGIESIIKNGWATIERNENRLEIDDACAECAYMPYCNLGCTFVRQEAGLKRSYTCLLQKEMYRDNPDRYPPLAPEQIPQYAKQFFLQNNLQRMEEVYPEKERFITPELALESNRLREIIARDKNLQALYSDDIFFLRVDGVEYQLRSAILKNAGDIEVFDAESEIILRVREDIFDLACNDPINNYLYLMLLRDTTVVYGDEQRTKQEHIFDYSLYRNAVVASSHKEDSYLLLDISSVVAEHAPFYLDGVKNNVFFTTKALREYHYAKHRKNAFYHIQAINLPFQNIEFFWHRRT is encoded by the coding sequence ATGGAGCTAAAAAAAGCTGTCCATCTGCTCTACGTGCCGACAAAGTATTGCAATATGAGTTGCAAATACTGCTACCTGGGCGATCTGACCGAAAATAAGCCGGAACCGGATAAGATCCTCCATACCCTGGATACGGCTTTGGCTCGCTTATTGGAAACAGGGTATTTGCCGTTCAATCTCTCCTTTCACGGGGGTGAGGTCACTACCCTGTCCAGCGAGTTGCTGGATCAGCTCTTTACGACAGCTGGTCGCTATTATGGGCTCTATGGCGAGCAGATCAAGACCCAAGGATTTCGGGTTAATCCGCTACATATCAAGACAAATCTTCTTCATTTCCAGAGACATTGGGATGTTCTTGTCAAACATCAGGTCTCCATCAGCGGCAGTGTGGATCTTCCCCTGCGCCTGCATGGGGAGTTTCGCCGAGATAAGAACGGTCGCTGTACCTTGGATCAGACCCTGGATAACCTCAAGGCCTTGGCCTCCTATCCCTATAATAAAAAGATATCCTGCGTCGTTACTAAGGCCCATCTTGAGGCAGTCGATGAGTTCATCGAGGCTATCAAGTACCTCCATTATGAGATTGGGCTGGACATGAGCCGCTTTAATGTGATGTTTGGTTTTGATTCGGAGAAAAATCAACGGAAGTTCAAGAATCAGGCTGTCGGTACAAGAATGCTCAGCGAGACCGAGCAGGTGGAGTTTTATCATGCAGTGCAGCGGGCCTTCCTCCGTACGCCCTTGGAGAATGCCCTGAAGACAGAGTGGTTCAAGGAGTTCACCCCAGATTTCTGTTGTTCTTCGCTAAATTGCGGCGGCAAATTCTTTCTCCTTCAGGTGGACGGCAAGGTCTACTCTTGTCCACGGGGGCAGTCATCGGAGCAGTATTATTACGGTAATATCTTTGAAGAGGGCATCGAATCCATCATCAAGAACGGTTGGGCCACCATTGAGCGCAATGAAAATCGTTTGGAGATTGATGATGCATGTGCGGAGTGTGCGTATATGCCGTATTGCAACCTGGGCTGTACCTTTGTCCGCCAGGAAGCTGGCTTAAAGAGAAGCTATACCTGCCTGTTACAGAAAGAAATGTACCGGGATAATCCGGACCGCTATCCGCCCTTGGCACCGGAGCAGATTCCGCAGTATGCCAAGCAGTTCTTCCTCCAGAATAACCTGCAAAGGATGGAGGAGGTGTATCCAGAAAAGGAGCGATTTATCACCCCGGAGCTGGCTCTGGAGTCCAATCGACTGAGGGAGATCATTGCTCGTGATAAGAACCTCCAGGCCCTGTACAGCGACGATATTTTCTTTCTCCGGGTTGATGGAGTGGAATATCAGCTGCGTTCAGCCATCCTGAAAAATGCTGGTGATATAGAGGTATTTGATGCAGAATCCGAAATTATCTTGAGGGTGCGGGAGGATATCTTTGACCTAGCCTGCAATGATCCCATTAATAATTACCTCTACTTGATGCTCCTACGGGATACCACCGTGGTGTACGGCGACGAACAGCGTACCAAGCAGGAGCATATTTTTGATTACTCCTTATATCGTAATGCTGTTGTTGCGTCTTCTCATAAGGAGGATAGCTATCTCTTGCTGGATATTTCATCGGTAGTAGCTGAGCATGCTCCGTTCTATCTGGATGGGGTGAAAAATAATGTATTCTTCACAACCAAGGCATTGCGCGAGTATCATTATGCCAAGCATCGGAAGAATGCGTTCTATCAT
- a CDS encoding type IV pili methyl-accepting chemotaxis transducer N-terminal domain-containing protein: MYIFTLRTIALLTVLITMAFSPHTQAAESMSELVNRSGMQRMLSQRIAKAYFYHGNDVSVKETKLQLDMAIERFKKNHAVLKSNVEDAETKDLLSFVEDNFSEYSDLVYKPYNQENATRVLELSDTLLKACHSVVLNLADQSGDHVDNIINISGKQRMLSQRVSKFYIAYQAGFRDEATVHQLNNTVEEFETGLKKLMSESRNNGEINALLAKSKKEWERISPYFLKVRKGGLPLMVLTATDGITKLANQITLLYEKKAAAK, from the coding sequence ATGTATATTTTTACGCTTCGGACTATCGCTCTGCTGACAGTCCTCATTACGATGGCTTTTTCCCCGCATACGCAGGCAGCCGAGAGTATGTCTGAATTAGTTAACCGATCGGGGATGCAACGTATGTTGTCACAGCGGATCGCCAAAGCCTATTTCTATCACGGAAATGATGTTTCTGTAAAAGAAACGAAATTGCAGCTGGATATGGCTATTGAGCGATTTAAAAAAAACCACGCCGTCCTGAAGTCAAATGTGGAGGACGCTGAAACCAAGGATTTGCTCTCTTTTGTTGAAGATAACTTTTCCGAATACAGTGACTTGGTCTATAAGCCGTATAATCAGGAGAATGCAACTCGCGTTTTGGAGTTAAGTGATACCTTGCTGAAAGCCTGTCATTCAGTTGTTCTCAATCTTGCAGATCAGTCTGGTGATCATGTTGACAATATTATTAATATTTCAGGTAAGCAGCGTATGCTCTCCCAGCGGGTCTCAAAGTTTTATATTGCCTATCAGGCCGGATTTCGGGATGAAGCCACTGTTCATCAATTGAACAATACTGTTGAAGAGTTTGAGACGGGCTTGAAAAAACTGATGAGTGAAAGCCGTAATAATGGTGAAATAAATGCTCTGCTTGCCAAAAGTAAAAAAGAGTGGGAGCGGATTTCTCCATATTTTCTTAAGGTTCGCAAGGGCGGGCTGCCGCTCATGGTTTTAACAGCGACCGACGGAATCACCAAGCTCGCGAATCAGATTACTTTACTTTACGAGAAGAAGGCCGCAGCAAAATAG
- the dprA gene encoding DNA-processing protein DprA, which translates to MEGRNDIRDWLTLVALPGLGCVLTRCLLAAFGTPDKILTAGKAVAEVPGVGKNLVELFSTPSCLDKARSWAEQEYSRVRAGNIRLLCCNDPLYPSLLLNIHDYPILLYCFGDLDCLRVPAVAVVGSRTPTDYGKSVSAALARQLVANGLVVVSGLAKGIDGQAHIGALEAGGKTIAVLGCGLDVVYPGEHGSLYKQIGEQGLLISEYPLGTPPEGFRFPARNRIVSGLSLGVVIVEAAVRSGALITARLALEQNREVFAVPGRIDSPKSEGPHGLLRQGAALVRSVEDILAELPPSARSGEVPLSADHKKTSAAPSVAPRNLNPLPDDLSATERDLMLSIKSTSIDIEQLSEISDLPLNTLHGLLLGLELRGLIRQLPGQQYVRL; encoded by the coding sequence ATGGAGGGGCGCAATGACATCCGGGACTGGCTGACGCTGGTTGCTTTACCCGGACTGGGTTGCGTCCTTACCCGATGTCTGCTTGCTGCTTTCGGTACACCGGACAAGATATTGACTGCTGGTAAAGCGGTTGCTGAAGTTCCGGGTGTCGGCAAAAATCTGGTTGAACTTTTTTCTACGCCATCCTGTTTGGATAAGGCCCGTTCCTGGGCTGAACAGGAATACTCCCGCGTTCGAGCCGGAAATATTCGGCTTCTCTGCTGTAATGACCCTCTCTATCCTTCTCTTCTTCTAAATATCCACGATTACCCGATTCTTCTTTACTGCTTCGGGGATCTGGATTGTCTTCGTGTCCCGGCGGTTGCAGTGGTCGGATCCCGCACGCCGACAGATTACGGTAAAAGCGTCAGTGCAGCACTTGCCCGGCAACTTGTCGCGAATGGGCTTGTTGTAGTCAGCGGGCTTGCCAAGGGTATTGATGGTCAGGCGCATATTGGCGCGCTTGAGGCTGGCGGCAAGACCATAGCTGTCCTCGGATGCGGTCTGGATGTTGTCTACCCAGGGGAACACGGTTCTCTGTATAAGCAGATAGGTGAGCAAGGTCTGCTGATCAGTGAATATCCCCTTGGTACACCGCCGGAGGGGTTTCGCTTTCCGGCGCGTAATCGTATTGTCAGCGGTCTTTCGTTGGGGGTCGTGATTGTAGAAGCCGCTGTCCGGTCCGGAGCCCTGATTACAGCCCGGCTTGCTCTGGAACAGAATCGGGAGGTCTTTGCGGTGCCGGGCAGGATCGACTCGCCGAAGAGCGAGGGGCCGCACGGCCTGCTGCGGCAAGGTGCCGCTTTGGTTCGCTCTGTTGAAGATATCCTTGCAGAATTGCCTCCGTCGGCCCGCTCCGGGGAAGTCCCCCTGAGCGCGGATCATAAAAAAACATCAGCCGCCCCGTCAGTTGCCCCCCGAAACCTCAATCCTCTTCCTGATGATCTTTCTGCGACTGAAAGGGATTTGATGTTGTCCATTAAGAGTACCTCGATTGATATTGAGCAGTTGTCCGAGATAAGCGATTTGCCGCTTAATACGCTCCACGGCCTGCTTCTTGGCCTTGAGCTGCGAGGTTTGATCCGGCAGCTTCCGGGTCAGCAGTATGTGCGTCTCTGA
- a CDS encoding serine hydrolase — MNRCSFLFITLLAPCVFTLSSGHLHLQAQAAALPVLSKTAKKSPQAKTLPQLSSLAPSKTVTKVTCSADTSSDTPVILGSKGNISSVKERVAKISCSTTTKSTITSKRQSKSTRKSKRIQLAGINKHITSKSVFILDAETGETIFAKAPDNPRQPASTIKVLTGMIAIKRLKNNEKVKVSRHAEKMPRSKVYLSTRKKYKANDLINAVLLASANDASVALAEKIAGSEADFAKLMTLHARLWGAKNTICRTASGLTAKGQQSTARDLAQIFRHAMQDKEFAGRMKRTKVKTSYGKLLRNHNRALWQVDGALAGKTGYTNKARQTYVGQFQRGDDTIVVAIMGSETMWRDIKRLVEYGFKKKDQIRIAQLAEAKTES, encoded by the coding sequence ATGAACCGATGCTCTTTTTTATTTATCACGCTCTTGGCACCGTGTGTATTTACCCTGTCTTCCGGCCACCTGCATCTGCAAGCACAGGCAGCAGCTCTACCTGTTTTAAGCAAGACTGCCAAAAAATCTCCGCAAGCCAAGACGCTGCCACAACTTTCTTCTCTAGCTCCTAGCAAGACCGTTACCAAAGTAACCTGTTCAGCGGATACCTCATCGGACACGCCCGTGATCCTCGGGAGCAAAGGAAATATTTCCTCTGTCAAAGAAAGAGTTGCGAAGATTTCCTGCTCCACAACCACCAAGAGCACCATCACAAGTAAGAGGCAGAGCAAGAGCACGAGAAAAAGCAAAAGAATCCAACTCGCTGGCATCAACAAACATATCACCTCAAAGAGTGTTTTTATCCTTGATGCTGAAACAGGCGAGACCATCTTTGCCAAGGCTCCAGATAACCCCCGTCAACCGGCATCAACTATTAAGGTACTTACCGGCATGATTGCCATAAAACGCCTGAAGAACAATGAAAAGGTGAAGGTCAGCCGACATGCGGAGAAGATGCCGAGATCCAAAGTGTATTTAAGCACCAGAAAAAAATATAAGGCCAATGACCTGATCAACGCCGTTCTTCTGGCTTCGGCAAACGATGCCAGTGTTGCTCTGGCGGAAAAAATTGCTGGTAGTGAAGCTGATTTTGCCAAGTTAATGACCCTTCATGCTCGGCTCTGGGGAGCAAAAAACACCATCTGCCGCACAGCCTCCGGCCTGACAGCCAAGGGCCAGCAGTCCACAGCCCGTGATCTCGCCCAGATATTTCGTCATGCCATGCAGGATAAGGAATTTGCTGGTCGCATGAAGCGGACCAAGGTCAAAACCTCGTACGGTAAACTTCTGCGCAACCATAACAGGGCGCTTTGGCAGGTGGATGGGGCTCTGGCTGGCAAGACCGGCTATACCAATAAAGCTCGCCAGACCTACGTGGGACAGTTTCAACGGGGCGATGACACCATTGTTGTCGCTATTATGGGCAGTGAAACTATGTGGCGGGACATCAAGCGCCTAGTTGAGTACGGTTTTAAAAAGAAAGATCAGATCAGGATAGCTCAACTTGCCGAGGCCAAGACAGAGAGTTGA
- a CDS encoding type IV pili methyl-accepting chemotaxis transducer N-terminal domain-containing protein: protein MPELMNRSGMQRMLSQRIAKAYFYLGNDVSVKETKLQMDMAIDRFKKNHAVLKENVEDAETKDLLSFVEDNFSEYSDLVNKPYNQENATRVLELSDTLLKACHSVVLNLEDQSGDHIDHIINVSGKQRMLSQRVSKFYIAYQAGFRDENTVHKLNNAVEEFESGLKKLISEERNNREINSLLAKIKKEWERISPYFLKVREGGLSLMVLTATDEITKFSDRITSLYVEKIATAK, encoded by the coding sequence ATGCCTGAGTTGATGAACAGATCGGGGATGCAACGCATGTTGTCACAGAGGATAGCTAAAGCCTATTTCTATCTGGGTAACGATGTTTCTGTAAAAGAGACGAAATTGCAGATGGATATGGCTATTGATCGATTCAAAAAGAATCACGCCGTCCTGAAGGAAAATGTTGAGGACGCTGAAACCAAGGACCTGCTCTCTTTTGTTGAGGATAACTTTTCCGAATACAGTGACTTGGTCAATAAACCGTATAATCAGGAGAACGCGACTCGCGTTTTGGAGTTAAGTGATACTCTGCTAAAAGCTTGTCATTCAGTTGTTCTCAATCTTGAAGATCAATCCGGTGATCATATTGATCATATTATTAATGTTTCCGGTAAACAGCGTATGCTCTCTCAGCGGGTCTCAAAGTTTTATATTGCCTATCAGGCCGGATTTCGGGATGAGAACACTGTTCATAAATTGAACAATGCTGTTGAAGAATTTGAATCAGGGCTGAAAAAACTTATAAGTGAAGAGCGTAATAATCGGGAAATAAATTCTCTGCTCGCTAAAATCAAAAAAGAGTGGGAACGAATTTCACCGTATTTTCTCAAGGTTCGGGAAGGTGGTTTGTCGCTCATGGTACTGACAGCGACCGATGAAATTACTAAGTTTTCCGATCGAATTACTAGTCTCTATGTAGAAAAGATTGCTACCGCCAAATAG
- a CDS encoding MFS transporter has translation MRKLDKQVWGWALYDWANSAFATTVMAGFFPIFFKQYWSYGADVNTSTAQLGFANAIASLIVAAMAPLLGAIADRGSAKKSLLLLFAYLGVLMTASLFFVQQGQWLWAVFIYSLGIIGFSGANIFYDSLLPSVSEKDNIDYISSLGFSLGYLGGGLLFLVNVLMTLYPEAFGLANASEAVRWSFLTVALWWGGFSLFILFWVEEEKKVIKKRSMLEIIREGGQQFIETFQEIRHLKTVFLFLLAYWFYIDGVDTIVRMAVDYGLSLGLASNDLIIALLIVQFVGFPAALLFGKLGESWGVRKSIFLGIGIYMLITLWGVMMESKHEFYILAGAIGLAQGGIQALSRSFYSRLIPADKPAEYYGFYNMLGKFAAILGPALMGIVGLIVRRMLMPPTPTAEQIETVGRIASRWGIGSLLLLFIIGGVLLYFVDEEKGKEEAARLAGRELVVDE, from the coding sequence ATGAGGAAGCTGGACAAACAGGTATGGGGCTGGGCCCTGTACGACTGGGCGAATTCCGCCTTTGCAACAACGGTGATGGCGGGGTTTTTTCCGATTTTTTTCAAACAGTACTGGAGCTACGGCGCAGATGTCAATACGAGCACAGCTCAGCTCGGTTTTGCCAATGCCATCGCAAGCCTGATTGTTGCTGCAATGGCACCGCTGCTGGGTGCTATCGCTGACAGGGGAAGCGCCAAGAAAAGTTTGTTGCTGCTCTTTGCCTATCTCGGGGTCTTGATGACGGCCTCCTTGTTTTTTGTCCAACAAGGCCAATGGCTCTGGGCGGTTTTTATTTACTCGCTGGGGATTATCGGTTTTTCTGGAGCCAATATTTTTTATGATTCCCTGTTGCCCAGCGTGTCGGAGAAAGACAATATTGATTACATCTCCAGCCTTGGCTTTTCTCTAGGCTACCTGGGCGGGGGTCTGCTTTTTCTGGTCAATGTCCTGATGACCTTGTACCCAGAAGCGTTTGGACTTGCCAATGCCAGCGAGGCGGTGCGCTGGTCTTTTCTGACCGTGGCCCTCTGGTGGGGAGGCTTCTCCCTGTTCATCCTCTTCTGGGTTGAGGAGGAAAAAAAAGTTATTAAGAAACGCTCGATGTTGGAGATTATCAGGGAAGGAGGCCAGCAGTTTATCGAGACATTTCAGGAAATCCGTCATTTAAAAACCGTTTTTCTCTTTCTCCTGGCCTATTGGTTCTATATCGACGGAGTGGACACCATTGTCCGCATGGCTGTAGATTATGGTCTGTCATTGGGGCTTGCTTCCAACGACCTCATTATCGCTCTCTTGATTGTCCAGTTTGTCGGTTTTCCAGCCGCACTTTTGTTCGGTAAGCTGGGAGAGTCCTGGGGGGTGCGTAAATCCATCTTTCTGGGAATCGGGATCTATATGCTGATCACCCTGTGGGGTGTCATGATGGAGAGTAAGCATGAGTTTTACATCCTGGCCGGGGCCATCGGCTTAGCCCAGGGAGGGATTCAGGCCCTGAGCCGTTCTTTTTATTCACGCCTTATTCCTGCGGATAAACCTGCTGAGTACTATGGTTTTTATAATATGCTGGGGAAATTTGCCGCCATCCTCGGGCCTGCTTTGATGGGGATTGTTGGTCTCATTGTTCGGCGGATGCTTATGCCACCTACCCCCACAGCAGAACAGATCGAAACGGTAGGGAGAATAGCCTCACGCTGGGGCATTGGATCGCTTCTCTTGCTATTTATCATCGGTGGTGTCTTGTTGTATTTTGTTGATGAAGAGAAGGGGAAGGAGGAGGCTGCTCGCCTGGCTGGAAGAGAGCTCGTAGTGGACGAATAG
- a CDS encoding alpha/beta fold hydrolase translates to MTSLAEYPFIPKTFHTADGHQLSYLDEGDGQTVVMAHGNPSWSYLYRNVVTALKPKYRCLVPDHLGCGFSDKPQDYPYRLQNHIDNFTALLDSQGIERCVLVVHDWGGAIGLGWAGQHPERVAGLVVLNTAAFRSSRIPLRIAVCRWPLLGTLLVRGLNGFALPATFMAVSRKMRPEVKEGFLAPYESWANRVAVHGFVQDIPLQASHPSWEALSRVEASLDQLRDKPMLICWGGKDFCFNDHFYTEWRQRFSTAQCHYFPEAGHYVLEDALPQVLQQLQPFLARCHG, encoded by the coding sequence ATGACCTCCCTTGCTGAATATCCTTTTATCCCGAAGACCTTCCATACAGCTGACGGGCATCAGCTTTCCTATCTTGACGAAGGCGACGGCCAGACCGTGGTCATGGCTCATGGCAATCCCTCTTGGTCCTATCTGTACCGTAATGTGGTGACAGCATTAAAGCCGAAGTACCGTTGTCTGGTGCCGGATCATCTGGGATGCGGTTTTTCTGATAAGCCGCAGGACTATCCCTATCGTCTGCAAAACCACATTGACAATTTCACGGCCCTGCTTGACAGCCAAGGCATTGAACGCTGCGTTCTGGTGGTGCATGATTGGGGCGGGGCTATCGGGCTGGGCTGGGCCGGACAACATCCTGAGCGGGTGGCCGGGTTGGTGGTGCTCAATACTGCGGCCTTTCGCTCCAGTCGTATTCCCCTGCGGATCGCGGTTTGCCGCTGGCCCCTGCTTGGTACTCTGCTGGTACGGGGCCTGAACGGTTTTGCCCTGCCTGCCACCTTTATGGCGGTGAGCAGGAAAATGCGGCCCGAGGTCAAAGAGGGATTTCTTGCGCCCTATGAGAGCTGGGCCAATCGGGTGGCGGTCCATGGTTTTGTCCAGGATATCCCCTTGCAGGCCAGCCATCCCTCCTGGGAGGCCCTGAGCCGGGTTGAGGCTTCTCTTGACCAGCTTCGCGATAAACCGATGCTCATCTGTTGGGGAGGAAAAGATTTCTGCTTTAATGATCATTTCTATACTGAGTGGCGACAACGTTTTTCCACCGCACAATGCCATTATTTCCCTGAGGCTGGTCATTACGTGTTGGAAGATGCCTTGCCCCAGGTGTTGCAGCAGCTTCAGCCCTTTCTTGCTCGCTGTCATGGTTGA